A segment of the Triticum urartu cultivar G1812 chromosome 1, Tu2.1, whole genome shotgun sequence genome:
tctcttcttctccgaTACCACTATTAAGTTAGAGAAAAATTCACTATAGGTCACAAAACTTGAGCCGGATGACACTTTGGTACCGCTACTTCAAAATACCCGAACTATAGTCCATGTACTTGCGCACAGGGTTCACTTTGGTCTGTATGTACGATTTTGTCTACGTATTCGCTGACTTGGCCGAGTCAGCGGCCGCCAGTTAGgctttgaccgccacatagtcgATCCTAGGGTGAATACTACTCGATCCGGGGTTATTTTTGCAAAAACGCCATTTCGCCCAGGGACCTGGTGGAGACGGTCTGGGGAATCGCCGGCAGCGGCGTGCCGTTCCTCTGGGTGGTCCGGTCGGGCCTGGTCACCGCGGACGGGCTGACATGGCTGCCGGATGGGTTCGAGGAGGCGACACGCGGGCGCGGGATGGTGGTGGAGTGGGCGCCGCAGGAGGAGGTGCTCTGGCACGCGGCCATGGCCGGGTTCTGGACGCACGGGGGCTGGAACTCGACGACGGAGAGCGTTTGTGAGGGGATGCCGAAGCTGTGTCGCCCGCACTTCGGCGACCAGATGGGGAACGCCAGGTACGTGGAGCACGTGTGGAGGGTGGGCTTCGAGGTCGCCGGCGCGCTCGAGAGGGGCGGCATGGAGGCCGCCATCCGGCGGCTCGTCACAAGGAGCGAGGGAGCGGAGATGCGGGCCAGGGCCAGGGACCTGGTGGAGACGGCCTGGGGCATCGGAGAATACACGTGAGCTTCGGCAGCCTGGCATGCATGTCGAGTCATTAGGGTGGTTTTGCAAAAACGCCATGACCACCCTTCTCTTTCTCTTCTTTGAGCGCGAGGAATCGGTTTGAGCTGCTGAGCGCCCTGCTTGCTGTTGGTTCTTTGATCGTCTGGAGTTTTGAGCTGATTTGGAGGAGGCGGGGGTGAACCGGTGGAGGGATGTCGCGGCGGCTGtcgttgccggcgggcgagcCGGTGACGGTGACCGTGTCGCCGACGAGAGGGAAGGGTGCTGGAGGCGGGAGCCCCGGGGATGGGGTCGTGAGGAGGGGGTCCGGGCTCACCAGCCCCGTGCCTAGGCACTCCATCGGCTCCTCCACCGCGACGCTGCAGGTCTCGCCGGT
Coding sequences within it:
- the LOC125532931 gene encoding DIMBOA UDP-glucosyltransferase BX8-like → MASAARRLGSDCRLRGDVCDAASGMGALRSNSALAEVVAPTYSDAETTGVHGTTAGGGGYGNFSDWKLLPCRSDADRDLVETVWGIAGSGVPFLWVVRSGLVTADGLTWLPDGFEEATRGRGMVVEWAPQEEVLWHAAMAGFWTHGGWNSTTESVCEGMPKLCRPHFGDQMGNARYVEHVWRVGFEVAGALERGGMEAAIRRLVTRSEGAEMRARARDLVETAWGIGEYT